One genomic window of Medicago truncatula cultivar Jemalong A17 chromosome 1, MtrunA17r5.0-ANR, whole genome shotgun sequence includes the following:
- the LOC25485157 gene encoding 40S ribosomal protein S3a produces MAVGKNKRISKGKKGGKKKAADPFSKKDWYDIKAPSVFQVKNVGKTLVSRTQGTKIASDGLKHRVFEVSLADLQGDEEHAFRKIRLRAEDVQGKNLLTNFWGMNFTTDKLRSLVRKWQTLIEAHVDVKTTDNYTLRMFCIGFTKRRANQVKRTCYAQSSQIRQIRRKMVEIMINQASSCDLKGLVHKFIPEMIGKEIEKATSSIYPLQNVFIRKVKILKAPKFDLGKLMEVHGDYNEDVGTKVERPADEMVTEEPTEIVGA; encoded by the exons ATGGCCGTTGGTAAGAACAAGCGGATCTCTAAGGGGAAGAAAGGTGGCAAGAAGAAAGC TGCTGATCCATTTTCCAAGAAGGATTGGTATGATATCAAAGCTCCTTCAGTCTTCCAGGTGAAGAATGTCGGCAAGACCCTCGTCTCTCGTACTCAGGGTACTAAG ATTGCTTCAGATGGACTCAAGCATAGAGTGTTTGAGGTTTCATTGGCTGATCTTCAAGGAGACGAAGAACATGCATTCAGGAAGATTAGGTTGAGAGCTGAAGATGTTCAAGGGAAAAATCTTTTGACAAATTTCTGG ggGATGAATTTCACAACTGACAAACTGAGGTCATTGGTGCGTAAGTGGCAAACTCTTATTGAAGCCCATGTGGATGTCAAGACTACTGATAATTACACATTGAGGATGTTTTGCATTGGATTTACCAAGAGGAGAGCTAACCAGGTGAAGAGGACCTGTTATGCACAATCTAGTCAGATTAGACAG ATCCGTAGGAAGATGGTTGAGATCATGATCAACCAAGCATCATCCTGTGATTTGAAGGGATTGGTCCACAAATTCATTCCCGAGATGATTGGGAAAGAGATTGAGAAAGCCACTTCTAGCATTTACCCTTTGCAGAATGTGTTCATCCGAAAAGTGAAGATCCTTAAAGCTCCCAAGTTTGATCTTGGAAAATTGATGGAg GTTCATGGAGATTACAATGAGGATGTTGGCACAAAGGTAGAGAGGCCTGCTGATGAAATGGTGACAGAGGAACCTACTGAAATTGTTGGAGCTTGA
- the LOC25485159 gene encoding uncharacterized N-acetyltransferase p20, whose product MEETATYSKSDANEEYSVVDLSQISLRPISLSDLDDVMLWTSDAKVAKYCTWEPYTNKEKGIDFIQNIASKSLWFRAICLRDQAIGCTEFQVCSDRCRDKSAQLGYSLSSMYWGKGIATMVVKKVVDAAFKEFPYLERLEARVDVENVASQRVLEKAGFEREGVLRKYLFFKGKSIDVVMFSILSSEVKL is encoded by the coding sequence ATGGAAGAAACTGCTACCTATTCCAAATCAGATGCTAATGAAGAGTATTCTGTTGTTGACTTGAGCCAAATCTCTCTTCGACCCATTAGTCTTTCTGATCTTGATGATGTTATGTTGTGGACTAGTGATGCAAAAGTGGCCAAGTATTGCACTTGGGAACCTTatacaaataaagaaaaaggcATTGACTTCATCCAAAACATAGCAAGCAAATCTCTATGGTTCAGAGCAATTTGCCTTCGCGATCAAGCAATTGGGTGTACCGAGTTCCAGGTGTGTTCGGATAGATGCCGGGACAAATCTGCTCAACTTGGCTATTCTTTGAGCTCCATGTATTGGGGCAAAGGGATTGCCACTATGGTTGTAAAAAAAGTGGTTGATGCTGCATTTAAGGAGTTTCCATACTTGGAGAGGCTTGAGGCTCGAGTTGATGTGGAAAATGTGGCTTCTCAAAGGGTGTTGGAGAAGGCTGGTTTTGAAAGGGAAGGTGTTCTCAGAAAATATCTGTTCTTTAAGGGAAAAAGtatagatgttgttatgttcaGTATTCTCTCAAGTGAAGTTAAACTTTGA
- the LOC25485160 gene encoding protein NETWORKED 1A: protein MATMLHSDSRRLYSWWWDSHISPKNSKWLQENLTDMDAKVKAMIKLIEEDADSFARRAEMYYKKRPELMKLVEEFYRAYRALAERYNHATGELRQAHRTMAEAFPNQEHFLLTDGSPCSSSGPEAEPRTPEMLHPIRAFLEQVDVQKDALGLSRKGLKQLNEIFEFSQLSAEKQDENIQNHSESEHGGKAEIELEALRKTLADIQCDKESILLQYQKSLESLSEKEKELNKAQNIAEGLDERASKAEIEIGILKEALAELKSEMDTGLVQYNQCLERIASLEAKLSLAQLDAKGHDERAAKAETEAKSLKQELARLEADKDAGLLRYEISVEKISVLESKVNLAEENSRMLTEQIERAESEVKALMEKVSELNDEKEAVSILYRQSLQKISSMESEILHARETSELLKREIELGTEKIKTAEKHCDTLEKSNQSLQLEADDLVQKISLKDRELLEKHNEFERLQNLMHEENSRFLQIESTLQTLQNSYSQSQEEQRSLALELKHGLQLLEDLELSKKGFKEEMQHIVEENKTLHVLNFSSTRTLKDQQMEISKLKEIKENLEREFVVKVEESNHLLHESHQIKDEIKGLNNRYQDILEDLESVGLNPKCFAASVMDLQKENSKLKEVCKVEQDEKEALREKSKDMDKLLSEKAFMQCSLSSLNDELDGVRDTMKKFQESCHVLKEEKSTLVGEKSALLSQLQIITESMQKLLEKNALLEKSLSDSKIELEGLRAKSSSLEEFCNLLNNEKCSLLNERSILVSQLGSVEEKLSNLEKRFTKLEEKYSYMEKDKESKVNQVEELHALLSAQKQKHANHKHSSESRLANLENLVLRLQEERQLGKVEFEEELDKAVNAQVEMFILQKCMEDLEQKNSGLLFECQKHIEASKFSEEVISELEGENLMQQMEVDFLLDEIRKFKIGIHQVLAALQVDSDRRHDKGFKQEEISISHILNNIEGLKGSLAKTQEEKLQLLVENSVLLTVISQEESEGKELDSKKRHLEHEFQNTREQNVMLQKVKFELLEMNRQLGSELTEGEEREDALKSEMEVLRMKLVDLQNTNLMFQEENRKVLEEKNLLIRSVSELKEAKSAAEDESSVMFHEALNLKSLSLVYESFFIEKVLEQKELAEHLSDLHRTNNNLKQELGLLREQFEAKEAENVYLKESVRTMDKDLQEAKHANDNLSHRIQSSEDHLEKKKTELLEKEEKLKAVEMLNAEFCRNVEKLKMEQQESSLINENLERQILELSEGCMNHKKEIELLNEANRSIMSEMRLLHQEVEQQKAREETLSSELMDKTNEFQLWEAEAATFYFDLQISSISEALLENKVNELTGVCTRLQGESAAKSSKIEKMTERVGLLESEIGGLKGHLSAYVPVISSLKEDFASLEHTILQSNKASAVCNQEQKDYVIETCLGENINPSVIENNLMLDGVSDLIGMKARIRVVERCMVEEIERRVKEENLSSKANPQKDYRKVEKQLKDENMFDLNTWRTKSQNGSLMKDIPLDQISDNPASKNCRRKNRGTDDGMLELWETAEQDCFDDGLMVGEAMKRSSDPTEDVIMCHQSDNSGRCLNTSSELEAEKELGVDKLHLSKSIKDRTQDGKRRKILERLASDAQKLSTLNMSVQDLKMKMETKKRGNKKGVDTEYETVKRQIEDVEGAVVKLADTNDQLTKEIKESVPSSSRETSVELEKSRQMQRKRVIEQARKGSEEIGRLQFEMQNIHYVLLKLSDEKKNKGKNKFSGKTVVFLRDFIHIGNKSSSSKRRSKGCFGGTSKTTNED, encoded by the exons ATGGCAACCATGTTGCATTCTGACTCCAGGCGCTTATATTCTTGGTGGTGGGATAGTCACATTAGcccaaaaaattcaaaatggcTTCAGGAAAATCTTACAG ACATGGATGCAAAAGTCAAAGCAATGATCAAGCTTATTGAAGAGGATGCAGACTCCTTTGCAAGAAGGGCGGAGATGTACTATAAGAAGAGGCCAGAACTCATGAAATTAGTTGAGGAGTTCTACCGAGCATACCGTGCATTAGCAGAGAGATATAATCATGCAACAGGAGAGCTACGTCAAGCCCATAGAACCATGGCAGAAGCATTTCCCAACCAAGAACATTTTCTGCTGACTGATGGTTCACCGTGTAGTTCTTCAGGCCCTGAGGCTGAGCCACGCACACCCGAAATGCTACATCCTATTCGTGCATTCTTGGAGCAAGTTGATGTACAGAAAGATGCGTTGGGTTTAAGCAGAAAGGGTCTAAAGCAGCTGAATGAGATCTTTGAGTTTTCTCAGTTATCAGCTGAAAAACAGGATGAGAACATCCAGAACCATTCTGAGTCTGAGCATGGGGGGAAAGCAGAGATTGAACTCGAAGCCTTAAGGAAAACTCTGGCAGATATACAGTGTGACAAGGAGTCTATCCTTCTTCAGTATCAGAAGAGTCTAGAGAGTTTATCTGAAAAGGAAAAAGAGCTTAATAAGGCACAAAACATTGCTGAAGGTCTTGATGAACGAGCAAGCAAAGCAGAAATTGAAATCGGAATATTGAAGGAAGCTCTAGCAGAGCTAAAATCTGAGATGGATACAGGTCTAGTTCAATACAACCAGTGTCTGGAAAGGATAGCTAGCCTTGAAGCTAAGTTATCTTTGGCTCAACTGGATGCAAAGGGGCATGATGAGAGGGCTGCTAAAGCAGAAACTGAAGCAAAAAGCCTCAAGCAAGAACTCGCCAGGCTCGAAGCTGATAAGGATGCTGGTCTTCTTCGGTATGAAATATCTGTTGAAAAGATATCTGTTTTGGAGTCCAAGGTTAACCTTGCAGAGGAGAATTCCAGGATGCTGACTGAGCAAATTGAAAGAGCAGAGTCTGAAGTTAAAGCGTTGATGGAAAAAGTTTCGGAATTGAATGATGAGAAAGAAGCTGTATCTATCCTGTACAGGCAGTCCTTGCAGAAAATATCTTCAATGGAGAGTGAAATTTTGCATGCCCGTGAAACTTCTGAACTGTTGAAGAGAGAAATTGAGCTAGGCACTGAAAAAATAAAGACTGCAGAAAAACATTGTGACACGTTGGAGAAATCAAATCAATCTCTTCAACTAGAGGCTGACGATCTGGTGCAGAAGATTTCTTTAAAAGATCGAGAGCTTCTAGAGAAGCATAATGAGTTTGAGAGGCTGCAGAATCTGATGCACGAAGAAAATTCTCGCTTCCTTCAAATTGAATCTACTCTGCAGACTCTGCAAAACTCGTACTCTCAGTCACAAGAGGAGCAAAGGTCTCTTGCTTTGGAGCTTAAACACGGGCTTCAGCTGTTGGAGGACCTGGAACTTTCCAAAAAGGGTTTCAAAGAAGAAATGCAACATATTGTGGAAGAAAACAAGACTTTGCATGTGCTTAATTTCTCTTCCACTAGGACCTTAAAAGATCAGCAAATGGAAATTTCCAAGTTGAAGGAGATCAAAGAGAATCTGGAACGAGAATTTGTCGTAAAAGTTGAAGAAAGTAATCACCTCCTACATGAATCTCATCAAATAAAGGATGAGATCAAGGGCTTGAATAATAGATACcaggatatactggaagatctAGAGTCTGTAGGTTTGAATCCTAAATGTTTTGCAGCATCTGTGATGGATTTACAAAAGGAGAACTCAAAACTAAAGGAGGTGTGCAAAGTCGAGCAAGATGAGAAAGAAGCTCTTCGTGAAAAGTCGAAGGATATGGATAAACTTTTGAGTGAAAAGGCCTTTATGCAATGTTCCCTATCAAGTTTGAATGATGAGCTAGATGGAGTAAGAGATACAATGAAGAAATTTCAAGAGTCATGCCATGTTCTGAAGGAAGAAAAATCCACTCTTGTTGGTGAGAAATCAGCTTTATTGTCGCAATTGCAAATTATCACCGAAAGTATGCAGAAGTTATTGGAGAAGAACGCCTTGCTGGAGAAGTCTCTGTCTGATTCAAAGATTGAGCTTGAAGGTTTAAGGGCTAAATCAAGTAGCTTGGAAGAATTCTGCAATTTGCTGAACAATGAGAAGTGCAGTCTTCTTAACGAAAGGAGCATCCTGGTATCTCAATTGGGGAGTGTCGAAGAGAAACTAAGTAACCTAGAAAAAAGGTTTACTAAATTGGAGGAAAAATATTCTTATATGGAGAAAGACAAAGAAAGCAAAGTCAATCAAGTGGAAGAACTTCATGCTTTGCTTTCGGCACAGAAACAAAAGCATGCCAATCACAAACACTCAAGTGAATCCCGATTGGCAAATTTGGAGAATCTTGTTCTTCGGCTTCAAGAAGAGCGTCAGTTGGGGAAGGTAGAATTTGAAGAAGAACTTGATAAAGCTGTAAATGCTCAAGTAGAGAtgtttattttgcaaaaatgtATGGAAGACTTGGAGCAAAAGAACTCAGGCTTACTATTTGAATGTCAAAAACATATCGAGGCATCAAAATTTTCTGAGGAAGTTATTTCCGAGTTGGAGGGTGAAAACCTTATGCAACAGATGGAGGTAGATTTCTTGCTCGATGAAAttagaaaattcaaaatagGGATTCATCAAGTGTTAGCGGCTCTTCAGGTCGATTCAGACAGGAGACACGACAAAGGGTTCAAGCAAGAGGAAATCTCTATATCGcatattttgaataatattgAGGGCTTGAAAGGTTCTCTTGCAAAAACACAGGAAGAGAAGCTGCAGCTACTTGTAGAGAATTCTGTCCTCCTCACAGTTATTTCGCAGGAAGAATCTGAAGGAAAAGAACTGGATTCCAAGAAAAGGCACCTTGAGCATGAGTTTCAAAACACAAGAGAGCAGAATGTGATGTTGCAGAAAGTTAAGTTTGAACTACTGGAAATGAACAGGCAACTGGGGTCTGAACTGACCGAGGGGGAAGAGAGGGAGGACGCGTTGAAATCTGAAATGGAGGTTCTTCGTATGAAATTGGTAGATTTGCAGAACACAAATCTTATGTTTCAGGAGGAAAATCGCAAGGTGCTTGAGGAGAAAAATTTGCTAATTAGGAGTGTTTCAGAGCTCAAAGAAGCAAAGTCTGCTGCTGAAGATGAGAGCAGTGTGATGTTCCATGAGGCGCTGAATCTGAAAAGCCTTAGTTTGGTTTACGAGAGCTTTTTCATTGAGAAGGTATTGGAACAAAAGGAACTTGCCGAGCATCTGAGTGATCTTCACCGTACGAATAATAACCTCAAACAGGAGCTTGGTCTGTTAAGGGAACAGTTTGAGGCGAAAGAAGCAGAGAATGTTTATCTGAAGGAGTCGGTTAGGACAATGGACAAAGATCTGCAGGAAGCCAAACATGCAAATGACAATTTAAGTCATCGGATTCAAAGTTCAGAGGATCATcttgaaaagaagaaaacagaACTTTTAGAAAAAGAGGAAAAGCTAAAGGCCGTGGAAATGTTGAACGCAGAGTTTTGCAGAAATGTTGAAAAACTGAAAATGGAACAACAAGAGTCAAGCCTGATCAATGAAAATCTCGAGAGACAGATTCTTGAATTATCAGAAGGTTGTATGAAtcacaaaaaagaaattgaactCCTCAATGAAGCAAATAGAAGTATTATGTCAGAGATGAGATTATTACACCAGGAAGTGGAACAACAGAAGGCTAGAGAAGAAACATTGAGTTCAGAACTGATGGATAAAACAAATGAATTTCAACTTTGGGAGGCTGAGGCTGCTACGTTCTATTTTGATCTTCAAATTTCATCCATTAGTGAAGCATTGTTGGAAAATAAGGTGAATGAGCTTACCGGAGTTTGTACGAGACTTCAAGGTGAGAGTGCTGCAAAGAGCTCAAAGATTGAAAAAATGACAGAAAGAGTCGGTCTTCTGGAAAGTGAAATTGGAGGACTGAAGGGTCATTTGTCTGCTTATGTTCCAGTCATTAGTTCTTTGAAAGAGGATTTCGCTTCCTTAGAGCACACCATCCTTCAATCAAATAAAGCTTCGGCTGTATGCAATCAGGAACAAAAG GATTATGTAATTGAAACATGTCTTGGAGAAAACATCAATCCAAGTgtaatagaaaataatttgatgTTGGACGGCGTTTCGGATTTGATAGGCATGAAGGCGAGGATTAGAGTAGTTGAAAGGTGCATGGTGGAAGAAATTGAAAGACGTGTCAAGGAGGAAAATCTGTCCTCTAAAGCCAATCCACAAAAAGACTACAGAAAAGTAGAGAAGCAACTCAAAGATGAGAACATGTTCGATCTCAACACATGGAGAACAAAATCCCAAAATGGATCGCTGATGAAAGATATTCCTCTTGATCAAATATCAGACAATCCAGCCTCCAAGAATTGCAGGAGAAAGAATAGAGGGACTGACGATGGGATGCTTGAATTATGGGAAACCGCTGAACAGGATTGCTTTGATGACGGTTTGATGGTTGGTGAAGCAATGAAAAGGAGTTCTGATCCAACCGAAGACGTTATTATGTGCCATCAGTCGGATAATTCAGGAAGATGCCTGAACACCTCTTCAGAATTGGAGGCAGAAAAGGAATTGGGTGTTGACAAGCTTCATCTGTCGAAAAGCATAAAAGACAGAACTCAAGATGGcaagagaagaaaaatattggAGAGGCTTGCATCGGATGCACAGAAACTGTCAACTCTTAATATGAGTGTGCaagatttgaaaatgaaaatggagaCAAAGAAGAGAGGCAACAAGAAGGGAGTCGACACCGAATACGAAACGGTTAAAAGACAGATAGAAGACGTTGAAGGAGCTGTTGTGAAATTAGCAGATACTAATGATCAACTGACAAAGGAGATCAAAGAGAGTGTTCCGTCTTCAAGCAGGGAGACTTCGGTGGAGTTGGAAAAGAGTAGACAGATGCAAAGAAAAAGAGTGATAGAGCAGGCGCGAAAAGGTTCGGAAGAGATAGGACGGTTGCAGTTCGAGATGCAGAACATCCACTATGTTTTGCTGAAATTGAgtgatgaaaagaaaaacaaagggaAGAACAAATTCTCTGGAAAAACAGTGGTGTTTCTAAGGGATTTTATTCACATCGGAAACAAGAGTAGTAGCAGCAAAAGGCGCAGCAAAGGGTGCTTCGGCGGAACCTCAAAGACAACTAATGAAGACTAA
- the LOC25485156 gene encoding leucine-rich repeat extensin-like protein 6: MESSYSPKLLISFIVILISINPSSHQSLPPLNPRLTKAYIALQAWKQTFTSDPKNTTLNWYGPNVCNYTGILCAPSLDDPYINTVAGIDINHANIAGSLPEELGLLTDIALFHINSNRFYGSLPNSFNHLHLLHELDISNNQFSGTFPEVVLCIPSLKYLDIRYNNFQGNVPKGLFDLKLDALFINNNKFKFSLPENFGKMPASVVVFANNDIQGCIPSSVAYMKDTINEIIMTNSGMKGCLPNDIGKLDKVTVFDVSFNEFVGELPESISGMKSLEQLNVAHNKFSGVIPESICRLPRLKNLTYSYNYLSGESEICVKLDDKDDTKNCIPHMHFQRSSHGCDAFYEHPVHCTGVGCSFVTLPPPPPSCPPPPPPAAYHHYL; encoded by the coding sequence ATGGAATCCTCTTATAGTCCAAAACTCTTAATTTCCTTCATTGTCATTCTCATATCCATCAACCCCTCATCACACCAATCTCTACCACCACTAAATCCAAGACTCACCAAAGCCTACATAGCACTCCAAGCATGGAAACAAACATTCACCTCAGACCCAAAAAACACCACTTTAAACTGGTATGGCCCAAATGTATGCAACTACACAGGTATCCTTTGTGCACCGTCACTAGATGATCCTTACATCAATACCGTTGCTGGTATAGACATAAACCATGCAAACATAGCAGGTTCATTACCAGAAGAACTTGGTCTTTTAACAGACATAGCTCTTTTCCACATAAACTCAAACCGTTTCTATGGTTCACTCCCCAATAGTTTCAACCACCTTCACCTTCTCCATGAGCTAGACATCAGTAACAACCAATTCTCAGGAACATTCCCGGAGGTTGTTCTTTGCATTCCTTCATTAAAATACTTGGACATAAGATACAACAATTTTCAAGGAAATGTTCCTAAAGGCCTCTTTGATCTCAAACTTGATGCActtttcatcaacaacaacaaattcaaattttctttaCCAGAAAATTTCGGAAAGATGCCAGCTTCTGTTGTTGTGTTCGCGAACAATGATATACAAGGTTGTATTCCATCGAGTGTAGCGTATATGAAGGATACAATCAACGAGATAATTATGACGAACAGCGGAATGAAAGGCTGTTTACCTAATGATATAGGAAAATTGGATAAAGTGACAGTGTTTGATGTTAGTTTTAATGAGTTTGTTGGTGAATTGCCTGAAAGTATCAGTGGAATGAAAAGTTTGGAGCAGTTGAATGTGGCACATAATAAATTTTCTGGTGTTATTCCTGAGAGTATATGTAGATTGCCAAGGTTGAAGAATTTAACGTATTCGTATAATTACCTGAGTGGTGAATCAGAGATTTGTGTTAAGTTGGATGATAAGGATGATACAAAGAATTGTATTCCTCATATGCATTTCCAAAGATCGAGTCATGGGTGTGATGCTTTTTATGAACATCCTGTTCATTGTACTGGTGTTGGTTGTTCTTTTGTAACTCTACCGCCACCACCACCTTCTTgtccacctcctcctcctccggCAGCTTACCACCATTATCTCTGA
- the LOC120575834 gene encoding leucine-rich repeat extensin-like protein 3: MESSYSLQFLITFIVILISINPSSHQSLPPLNPRLTKAYIALQAWKQTFTSDPKNTTLNWYGPNVCNYTGIFCAPSLDDPYINTVAGIDINHANIAGSLPEELGLLTDIALFHINSNRFYGSLPNSFNHLHLLHELDISNNQFSGTFPEVVLCIPSLKYLDIRYNNFQGNVPKGLFDLKLDALFINNNKFKFSLPENFGKMPASVVVFANNDIQGCIPSSVANMKDTINEIIMTNSRMKGCLPNDIGKLDKVTVFDVSFNEFVGELPESISGMKSLEQLNVAHNKFSGVIPESICRLPRLENLTYSYNYFSGESKICVNLDDKDDRKNCIPHRPLQRSSDECDAFYKHPVHCTGVGCSFVTPPPPPPPPPPPPPPPPPPPPPPPPPPPPPPPPPPPPPPSPPPPPPPPPPPPPPPPPPPPPPPPPPPPPPPPPPPPPPPPPPSPSPPPPPPPPPPPSPCPPPPSPPPPPATYYHYL, encoded by the coding sequence ATGGAATCCTCTTATAGTCTACAATTCTTAATTACCTTCATTGTCATTCTCATATCCATCAACCCCTCATCACACCAATCTCTACCACCACTAAACCCAAGACTCACCAAAGCCTACATAGCACTCCAAGCATGGAAACAAACATTCACCTCAGACCCAAAAAACACCACCTTAAACTGGTATGGCCCAAATGTATGCAACTACACAGGTATCTTTTGTGCACCGTCACTAGATGATCCTTACATCAATACCGTTGCTGGTATAGACATAAACCATGCAAACATAGCAGGTTCATTACCAGAAGAACTTGGTCTTTTAACAGACATAGCTCTTTTCCACATAAACTCAAACCGTTTCTATGGTTCACTCCCCAATAGTTTCAACCACCTTCACCTTCTCCATGAGCTAGACATCAGTAACAACCAATTCTCAGGAACATTCCCGGAGGTTGTTCTTTGCATTCCTTCATTAAAATACTTGGACATAAGATACAACAATTTTCAAGGAAATGTTCCTAAAGGCCTCTTTGATCTCAAACTTGATGCActtttcatcaacaacaacaaattcaaattttctttaCCAGAAAATTTCGGAAAGATGCCAGCTTCTGTTGTTGTGTTCGCGAACAATGATATACAAGGTTGTATTCCATCGAGTGTAGCGAATATGAAAGATACAATCAACGAGATAATTATGACGAACAGCAGAATGAAAGGCTGTTTACCTAATGATATAGGAAAATTGGATAAAGTGACAGTGTTTGATGTTAGTTTTAATGAGTTTGTTGGTGAATTGCCTGAAAGTATCAGTGGAATGAAAAGTTTGGAGCAGTTGAATGTGGCACATAATAAATTTTCTGGTGTTATTCCTGAGAGTATATGTAGATTGCCAAGGTTGGAGAATTTGACGTATtcgtataattattttagtggtgAATCAAAGATTTGTGTGAACTTGGATGATAAGGATGATAGGAAAAATTGTATTCCTCATAGGCCTTTGCAAAGATCGAGTGATGAGTGTGATGCTTTTTATAAACATCCTGTTCATTGTACTGGTGTTGGTTGTTCTTTTGTAACTCCACCgccacctccaccaccacctccaccgccacctcctccaccaccaccaccgccaccaccacctccacctCCTCCTCCGCCACCACCGCCGCcgcctccaccaccaccaccatcaccgcctccacctccacctccaccaccgccgcctccacctccacctccacctcctcctccgccaccaccaccacctccacctcctcctccgccaccaccaccgccgccgcctccaccaccaccaccatcaccatcaccgcctccacctccaccacctcctccgCCACCATCTCCTTGTCCGCCACCACCttcaccacctcctcctccggCAACTTACTACCATTATCTCTGA
- the LOC25485158 gene encoding uncharacterized N-acetyltransferase p20, whose product MEKTATYSKSDAKEECSVVDLSQISLRPISLSDLDDVLVWTSDEKVAKYCTWEPYTNKEDCIDFIQNIASKSLWFRAICLCNQAIGCIDFCLSSDRCRNKSAELGYAMSSKYWGKGIATLVVKQVVEAAFKEFPYLERLEAQVDVENMASQRVLEKAGFQREGVLRKYLFSKGKSRDMVMFSILSGEVQI is encoded by the coding sequence ATGGAAAAAACTGCAACCTATTCCAAATCAGATGCTAAAGAAGAGTGTTCTGTTGTTGACTTGAGCCAAATATCTCTTCGACCCATTAGTCTTTCTGATCTTGATGATGTTTTGGTGTGGACTAGTGATGAAAAAGTGGCCAAGTATTGCACTTGGGAGCCTTATACAAACAAAGAAGATTGCATTGACTTCATCCAAAACATAGCAAGCAAATCTCTATGGTTCAGAGCAATTTGCCTTTGCAATCAAGCAATCGGGTGCATCGATTTCTGTTTGTCTTCGGATAGATGCAGGAACAAATCTGCTGAACTTGGCTATGCTATGAGCTCCAAGTATTGGGGCAAAGGGATTGCCACACTTGTTGTCAAACAAGTGGTTGAAGCTGCATTTAAGGAGTTTCCATACTTGGAAAGGCTTGAAGCTCAAGTTGATGTGGAAAATATGGCTTCTCAGAGAGTATTGGAGAAGGCTGGTTTTCAAAGGGAGGGTGTTCTCAGAAAATATCTGTTCAGCAAGGGAAAAAGTAGAGATATGGTTATGTTCAGTATTCTCTCAGGTGAAGTTCAAATTTGA